A section of the Candidatus Moraniibacteriota bacterium genome encodes:
- a CDS encoding type II/IV secretion system protein encodes MPKVSHRIVPATASEKTLRTTDLLKKLREQSMEDRAHALGDRVGLPYLDLHLFPADPKDVALLPEADAKKYGVALFRKNGNHVYLGLEDPEQPEAMEFLQGLANQKHWNMTLSVVSRQSLEKIWASYNNKPLLVSLDILRVSLKGDDLEHFEKNFGDLLNLGKGDASISTSQIIEIILAGATKMRGSDVHIEPGETTARLRYRIDGLLQDIGDLPRHMYQLALARIKMLGGMRINVRDRAQDGHFSMVSGEDRVDIRVSLIPGNHGENIDLRLLNNADVDVDITHLGIYGRAFEEIQRAIEKPNGIILNTGPTGSGKTTTLYSLINRINNPAIKIITVEDPIEYNIPGIVQTEVSKDRDYTFASALRAIVRQDPDVILVGEIRDDETADVAVSASLTGHLVLSTLHTNNAVATIPRLLDLGVKPSLIASSMNIIMAQRLVRILCEECKEPYLPAASTLAAIQKLLAMIPAQAKTKQFPTVDVLYRPKGCVHCNFTGYFGRQGIFEVLPITQDIRDLIDAIATDKEIFDAAVKDGMVTMAQDGLIKVLEGHTTMDEVWAASGREDSLRDLYAAFEDTALDADATDETADDIGGAETPVAPKT; translated from the coding sequence ATGCCAAAAGTTAGCCATCGCATCGTCCCTGCCACTGCCAGCGAGAAAACCTTGCGCACGACCGACCTCCTCAAGAAACTGCGCGAACAGTCGATGGAAGATCGGGCCCATGCGCTCGGGGACCGGGTCGGACTCCCCTACCTCGACCTTCACCTTTTTCCCGCTGATCCCAAAGATGTCGCCCTCCTCCCGGAAGCCGATGCCAAGAAATACGGTGTGGCGCTCTTCCGAAAGAACGGCAATCATGTCTATCTCGGTCTCGAAGACCCCGAACAACCGGAAGCTATGGAATTCCTCCAAGGCCTCGCCAATCAGAAACACTGGAACATGACGCTCTCGGTCGTCTCCCGCCAATCGCTCGAGAAGATCTGGGCGAGCTACAATAATAAGCCGCTCCTCGTCAGCCTCGATATCCTCCGTGTCTCGCTCAAAGGCGACGACCTCGAGCACTTTGAGAAAAATTTCGGCGACCTGCTCAATCTCGGCAAAGGAGACGCTTCCATCTCGACGTCCCAGATCATCGAGATCATCCTCGCCGGGGCGACCAAGATGCGGGGAAGTGATGTCCACATCGAACCCGGTGAGACAACGGCCCGCCTGCGGTATCGGATCGACGGACTGCTCCAGGATATCGGCGACCTGCCGCGCCACATGTACCAGCTCGCGCTCGCCCGGATCAAGATGCTCGGCGGCATGCGCATCAATGTCCGTGATCGCGCCCAAGACGGACATTTCTCGATGGTGAGCGGTGAGGATCGCGTCGACATCCGCGTCTCGCTCATCCCCGGCAACCACGGCGAAAATATCGACCTGCGTCTCCTCAACAACGCTGATGTCGACGTCGACATCACACACCTCGGGATCTACGGCCGAGCGTTCGAAGAGATCCAACGGGCCATCGAAAAACCGAATGGCATCATCCTCAATACCGGTCCGACCGGCTCTGGCAAGACGACAACCCTTTACTCCCTCATCAACCGCATCAATAATCCCGCGATCAAAATCATCACGGTTGAAGATCCGATCGAGTACAATATCCCAGGCATCGTCCAGACAGAAGTGTCGAAGGATCGAGACTACACCTTCGCCTCGGCTCTCCGCGCCATCGTCCGCCAGGACCCCGATGTCATCCTCGTCGGCGAAATCCGCGATGACGAAACAGCTGATGTCGCGGTCTCTGCCTCGCTTACCGGTCACCTCGTACTCTCGACCCTCCACACCAACAACGCCGTCGCGACTATCCCTAGACTTCTCGATCTCGGGGTGAAGCCATCGCTCATCGCTTCGTCGATGAATATCATCATGGCCCAACGACTCGTCCGCATCCTCTGCGAAGAGTGCAAAGAGCCCTATCTCCCGGCCGCAAGCACCCTCGCCGCGATCCAAAAACTCCTCGCCATGATACCGGCTCAGGCCAAGACGAAGCAGTTTCCGACAGTCGATGTCCTCTACCGACCCAAGGGCTGTGTCCACTGCAACTTCACCGGTTACTTTGGCCGCCAGGGCATCTTCGAAGTACTCCCAATCACGCAAGACATCCGCGACCTCATCGATGCGATCGCGACCGACAAGGAAATTTTCGACGCGGCCGTGAAAGATGGGATGGTGACCATGGCCCAAGATGGACTGATCAAAGTCCTCGAAGGCCACACGACAATGGATGAAGTCTGGGCCGCATCGGGCCGAGAAGACTCCCTCCGCGATCTGTACGCAGCCTTTGAGGACACCGCCCTCGATGCTGATGCCACTGATGAAACAGCCGACGACATCGGCGGAGCCGAAACACCGGTAGCACCGAAAACCTAG
- the tsaE gene encoding tRNA (adenosine(37)-N6)-threonylcarbamoyltransferase complex ATPase subunit type 1 TsaE, producing METIRTQSKEATQTWGKRFAGTLQPETLVTLAGDLGAGKTTLVQGILEGLGATAPYPSPTFVLMNQYELPAPTPTGICRVYHADAYRVGAADFERLGFLEWCTDPQGLVLLEWPERLAKILPAERTDISLRALSETEREITIQKTSDTNEKRLS from the coding sequence ATGGAAACGATCCGGACCCAGTCGAAAGAGGCCACCCAGACGTGGGGAAAGCGCTTTGCTGGTACGCTCCAGCCAGAGACCCTCGTCACGCTCGCCGGGGATTTGGGTGCGGGCAAGACGACCTTGGTCCAGGGCATCCTGGAAGGCTTGGGAGCCACGGCGCCGTATCCGTCACCGACCTTTGTCCTCATGAATCAGTACGAATTGCCGGCTCCGACGCCGACGGGTATCTGCCGCGTCTATCATGCCGATGCCTACCGGGTGGGTGCGGCCGACTTCGAGCGACTCGGCTTCCTCGAGTGGTGCACTGATCCGCAGGGCCTCGTCCTCCTCGAATGGCCCGAGCGGCTCGCGAAGATTTTACCAGCCGAACGGACGGATATTTCACTTCGTGCGCTCTCCGAGACCGAGCGGGAGATCACTATCCAGAAAACTTCTGACACCAATGAAAAAAGGCTTTCGTGA